Within Labrus bergylta chromosome 18, fLabBer1.1, whole genome shotgun sequence, the genomic segment GTTTTTCTATTTACCCAGATTGCGATGGATGACACTTTGAGTGTAAAGTTCAGCGTCCAGGCATTGATCTACCCAGCAGTCCAAGCTCTGGACTTCAATACGCCCTCCTACCTGCAGAACGAACATATGCCTATCGTCTACCGGTCCTTAGCCATCCGCCTCTGGCTGCAGTACCTTGGTGTTGACCTCTCTCTTGTTCCCCAGTTTATAACAAACAAGCACAGCTccttacaacacacacacatcgaccCTGAGCTGAGGGCACGGCTGGACTGGACCGTCCTCCTTCACCCGAAATACAAAAAGAACTACAAGGCTGTGATTGTGGAAAAGGGATCTCAGGGGGCTGTGAAAGAGGTGCCTGAGATGCTGGATGTGAGATCATCGCCACTGTTAGCTGGCCCAGAGGTTTTGGCTAAATGCCCCCGGGCGTACGTGCTTACATGCGAGCACGACGTGTTGAGGGATGACGGCATGATGTACGCGCGGCGCCTGCAGGATGCAGGAGTGACAGTCACCAACCACCACTATGAGGACGGCTTCCACGGGTGTTTCAGCTTTATAACCTGGCCTCTGGATTTTGATGTAGGGAGGAGGGCGACCAGGGATTACATCGACTGGCTCAAAAACAACTTGTAGGTGTGTGAATATGTGCGAGCAAGAGAGtgaatgagtgtttttttttgtgtcgcATGCGCACATGTGTTTGGAGATACCAAATGAACAAGTCCTAACTTTATGAATCACAGACTTGTACATCCTCTCTTTGTATAAGGACATTAAATCTAAGCTCAGGGCCCTCGTGTACTTGCAGATGCATACCAGCTTAGAAAGTATGAACATGATGTGTAAAGATAACTGAAGGTCTGAAATGGAAAAGGTGAAATACATCTAACCTTCTGACTAACACTGTGAGCTTCTGGGGGAAAAATCTAACTAAATGCATAGAAATACTTTGACAATGCAGTTTCAATTATATTTACAAGAGCCCAGGAAACAGTCTTCCTCGCTCTCCTTTTCTCATTTGACCTCAAGCAGGCACTAACTCCTCCTACCCACAGAGCAGGCAACACTCTTGATTTGAGCCTGACTCGGAACTGCTCGACAGCCAACCTGACTGTCGCCCCTCTGCATCTCTCGGACCTCTTTTTCattcaattcacaatctccttACCAGAACTCCCTCAGGCACCGCCACAAATGGTTTCATTCCATCGAAACATTCGATCCCTTAAACCAACTCAGCTGTCTGACGAGGTCTtggctgccatgcctgcccaTAAGGATTGTGCCACACTCTCTTGatgaggctacagacacactctgctccacactggcctcatctctgaacaaaCTCTGCCCTCTAGTGTCCAAATCCACTCGCAAAACCCACCCCTAGTCCATGGCTCACTGAAAAATGGCTAAGACTACATATTACCACCCTCCactcacaccagacatgtttgcctcatATTTTACAGAAAAGGTTGCAGCGATCAGTCACCAGTTTTCTGAacctgaccaactcagccctAAGGCAgcaaccaaaagtgcctcacttACCTCATTATCCCCTCTGATCGAGGAGGAAGTCTCTAAGCTTACCTAAACTCTcacatccaggtctacactccctccagcccactacgctctgtcaatgaaaggcgtctgatccaacctttacaacagggtcctaagtctctaacaagactcttctcctctgtcgccccccggtggtggaacacacttccaaactccattgacctgcagagtccctctgcacctttaagaaaaagctaaagacccagctctttcataaacacctacgaccttaatgagATTATTGATGATGAAGATTTTGTTCGATCATGGCaattttaggatggttttgatgctgattagaactctcaagaacagtggtcgatgttgtgctttccCTCTGTGCagtgcctgtcagcacctgtgtgtccgatcggacttaaagctgtttatttgctcttactgatggtgtttcctcctttccagatctttgcttgtgttgtacttacactGAGTAATGGTCAAGATTCAAACCTAATGAAAGGTTCATTAAAGCAGAGGTTTAAACAGTTATTATATGATCTACTAAGTAATGTTTTGTAAATATACAGTCGGTGCTTAAAGAATATGAAACGTGGTTTGATGCATCAAATGTTATTTCAACAGAGACGGGATGAGAAGGGGATGTCTTTCCTCAAGGACTTGAAAATCTATGACCAAATGCACTATCACCTTTGAGTTTCAGTACATTTGATAATCACTTTGGAACTTAAAGGTAACATGTCATCATGCCCCTAATTTACTCTGAATAAAACACGgtgtgattttaatgttttggaTACAGAAACatatgaaaaatgaatgaatcataGTTTCTCAGTTCATCCACCCACTGGAGATCTAAAAGGGCTTGAAATCGTTTTACACTCGAGTGTATTTTTTCACgttttctttatatttctttatatGTACCACAAATGTCTCTGCCATCTGATGTGATGATGAATGTTGATGATGAAATACATAAACTCACAATGATGAAGAAAAGTTGTTTCTGTACATTGACTTACACTACAGACTTGCATCATCAAATTTGGATGTTCGATATTGTTTAGTAAGACAAAACAGAATGCtacacatgtaaaaatatattttaaacccCCTGAGAAACACAGTTCACCTTCTGCTAATCCTCTAAATACTCCATCTCTAAGTTGCATCAAGCAGAGAGTATATATCAAACCCTTTCTATacaggaataaaaacaaaatacttcaAGGTGtgttaaattacagtttcttatcttactgtttttatgtagttAGTTTGGATTccggatgtttttaatttaatttttcataCACATACATTCTGAGTACGATTATAGcaaaaatcaaatgttctctatataaatatattgtgGCATAAAGATTTCCTAAAAAAGAGATTgtagtcaaactccctctggatttgttgttttcagctctgtgttctcATGGACAGTAACCGTACAGTATAACAACTTGTCTCTGACATGAACTAGTCCATCAAACCGCAATGTTTACACTTGAGTAGTGGTACAGATTGAACAACCAAGATACAATGTGTTGATCAGTCAGCTTTAGAGGTGCTGGAAGATGTTGGTATTccataagaaaaaaacatgcttgcAGTTTCATCGGTTTCATTTCTTGGTatgaagctaagctaaccagctgctgTTGTGGCCTCGTTTAGAAAGGAAAGATTTGCATGTGTTATTGCTTTTGTCATTTTACTCTTGAGAAACAAAAAGTCTGAAAGCTTGATTTCAAAATTGACTAAATATGTATTTCATTTGCAATGTCCAGCTTGagctgtgtgtgacatcactgtaCAGAATCATGATCTGTTTTCTCAAAGATTAAAAAtagttagtgttttttttttttttttttttttaatttacaaaatatTGCAACCAACATTTTATTCTTAAAGCAAACTCATTTCAGGGATAACATTTCACTTGAAAATGTCAGAGCAGTGAGGTATAATGTGTGCAGTCATTCACTTTAAGTCTGCAGCTCTATAGTGCCTCTCCGTGGTCAAAGATGTGTATTACAATGTGCTGATCCAACTGcggacacacaaaaaaaaaaacttcatttcTCAGATGTCAGTTCGTATTCATATGAAGTCCTTCAAAATCAATGCGTTTATCTTTCTATTTGTTAAAGCAGggaatattttaaaacatttaaaaaacaagtttaaaaccAGCAGCcaaagaataaagaaataaaagcctGTACTAAAATGTTCATATAGGTTGTTTGATACAGGGTACATTTAGCCCTAGTAGACAGTCATCAGGCTACTTATTTTGAAACGTTTTAGATATTACTTTTTaattgatttgtattttaaaacatcCGGTGGTGATATTGAAAcgcatgaaatgttttattttgaagacttTAAACGGAAGTGGTTCATTTCACGCTTAGTGGTCCTTCATAGTAATACCTAGTACTTATAACTGAGTAATCAGAGTGTGATCTGCAGCCTGTGGATCATCATCTGTCACTGAGGGAGTCAGGATGAGGCTGCTGCCGGTTGTCGTCACTGTCTTGTTAACGGTGTCTGTCGCTTATTATGTTTACATCCCGCTGCCTGATAGCATCCAGGAGCAGTGGAAGCTGATGATGCTGGATGCTGGATTCCGCACAACAATGCATCTGGTGAgaaagcaattttttttaaataaggcaACACATGTTTTGGGATGTGCTGTGTGTAGGAGGGTTGCAGCAAAAGTAAGTGAATGCAGCAGGTGCACAACTTAAAATCATCTATGATCCAATCTGCACAAGTTCTTTACCCTTCTCTTCATATTTATCTCAGCTTTATAAAGTTGATGTGAAATTTAAAGCAGTGtttgtgcaaataaaaaaaggtgagCTGCAGTCTATGTTTGATAAGTGACAGTGAAAACACTGCTCAGACATGGACTTCGACCCAGAAGCCAAGTGTTATAGAGGGCTAACTTTACATTGCACAACTTCAGTGTTTATACTGACAAGATCTCAGTGAAGAAAAAGCAATGGCATCTCTGCCttacaaagtgtttttatttgaagtagTGGGTTTTCAGCAGAGCAGATCTTGTGACACATGCAGAGCCGTGAAATCTCAGTTCTGAGGTAAATCATGCCCTTAAACCCCTCAACAACATGTACTTCTATGGATTAAGACTAGTcgacagtgtttttctttgctaGAGGGTATTTTCAAGCTTGAATCCATTAAAGCTCATTCGCAACACCAGTGTAAAATAAACGAATGTTGTGAAAGACTTTTACACCACATCAACGGTTCACTTTTGAAAGTGTGCCTCTGTTTCCTCAAATGCCAACATGTTACAAAGCAGCGGTCATTTAGAGAGTTTATTGTGAGCTTCCCTGAGAACGAGAAACTTTTCACCTTTGCTCTACATTTGGAAAAAGCAGCTGTAGGTGACGAGTATTGAGCCACATAGGCCGAGGGAGTTCACACATTAATGGTTTATAACAGTTTGCCAAAGCTGGTCATTCTGTTTGTACAGGATATTTAATATTAGTTTGTATCTTTCTTATTCAAATATTGGAATGTAGGTCCTAAACCAGTAAGTAAGTCCTATCACAGACGACTGGTCTGCAGGTAATAGATCAGTACTAATAATCTGCAGATCATCCTAAACACCCACCTAAAATTCAAAAGTCAAATGTTGTCATATTGCTAAAATTAACTTTTTAAGAAACTTGTTACACAATCAAGCTGCATTGTGCCAAGCAGCTGTGTCTGCTGGCCTTTGTCAAGGTTTGGATACAGTCtaagatgtttgtgtgtctgaggtCAAAAGTTCTATGACTTATCGTTACGACACAGTGCAGAGTGCAGAGGGTCTGGTGgtattttcacacatgcacaaaactcataatttcttgactttttttttttggttgagcttcatgtgtgtgaacgcaaacaatGGAATTTTTCctgccgccccccccccccccaggaaaATGTCGGCATGTAGCAGAGTTGGGGTGAATGAGTGGAtctgtgaacacagcaggaaatattcaggaacatGTCCGAATACAACGTAGCattaatgtaaagaaaataactgTCATTGTAGTGTCAGACTCTTTTGCTGTATTCACACATCCGCTCACCCCGACTTCATGCCGACATTTCACTCTGGTACAGGTAGAGTCAGGGGGAAAAATATTGTCCACCTGCGTTCATACATTCAGCACAATTTCAGGACGTCTTCAGGGCCCACCATCATCAAATGTTTTGAATCTGTCATGTCCATCCTAAACTCCAATTGAGGTTatacactttttcttttcaggccTATTGGTCGGACCGGCTCGGCTTCAACCACTACATCAAGTCTATCAGGCAGAGCACAGTGGGTTTCGAGAGCATTCTTGGTTCTGAGCCCGACGGAGGGGTCGCGCCTGGAGTGAAAGTCAGCGACATCACCTTTGCCGGCGTCCCGGTCCGCTTGTAcgagccccctgctggagggGAGGGACATCTGAGGAGAGGGCTGATGTTCTTCCATGGAGGAGGCTGGGCATTAGGCAGTGGGAGTGAGTATCTCGATTATGGACCGTCTATTTTACTCTAGATATATTATAGACAAGCAAGACTGAGCAGCACAATAAGAGACCTCTTCttttattcaatgtgttttatttggccttaaagtatttctgcatcagAGGGCAATGATTCGTCTATCTTCCACAAGAGgagttttgttgtttgatttgtgttATCCTGTTGTGCATATCTTCCAGTAATATTTCTAAGAAGTGGTTCATTCAAATACAACATATTGTTTGTTCACTTCCCTTATCCACTCTCCTTCATCCCTCTTGCATTTCCTTAGAGAAGGGGTCTTATGATAAGATCAACAGGATGGTGTCTGATGAGCTCAACGCCGTTGTGGTCTCTGTTGAGTAAGTGTGTCTCCTCCTGCAACACTGATCCAGTGTTTCAACACTTTTCTgctcaaagcaacaaaaacaaaagaaaataaatacatactgACACCCACTCACTGAGCCGTTACTATGATATATTCAATTGAAAGACCTTGTTGTCATTGTATAAAAATGAGATTGAGTTGAGCTTTCACCTTGAAGTGCAGATATTCATGCATCTGCAGTAACCAGAAGGGATGttctttttagaaaaatgtcCTTCTTTCTTTTGGCTAGACGATTCTGAAAAactttgagttgtgttttagaAAAGGAAACCAATGTGTTGTAGCAGATTTTATCCGTAAAGCCTgggagaaaagacagaataCACTGTTaaagactgaactgtgacaggaGCATGCAACATTGAAATGTTATGAAATGTTACTGTAAACCACTGCAACGGAATTTCTGGTGTCTCATAAACCCACGAGGGTTGATGACGAGCGGGGATGACACAACGTGTGTGTTGATTCAGATAATCCTAGTTGTCCAGCTGTATTGTTGATATTATGCCAGTGTGTTTACAGGTTTAGtaaataactttaaatgtagaaaaagtGTCCATAATCAAATACCCAATTCTTTCTGAAACGTCAGTATCTATTACATCCAATGTCTGTGTTTTAGGTACCAGATGTATCCAGAGGTGCACTTCCCAGTGCCGTATTTAGACTGCCTTACTGCTGCCAAACACTTCCTGTCCGCGGAGGTCTTGTCTAGGTATGCCGTCGACCCCGATCGTGTGGCTGTGTCAGGAGACAGCGCAGGAGGAAACCTGGCAGCTGCCGTCTCTCAGGAGGTACGTTAACACACGTCATCGTAGGAATGTGTGCAAGTTGATGATTTCaaaggagaggagcctgatagtTGAAGGCTTTGCCTCCCGTACTACTTTCATAACTTTAAGGACCTGGGCTGTGGTCTGCGAGATCAATGATCTAGAATGATGATCTACAGTTTGATTTTTAAGGGGAGCAGAAGGTGTCAGTGTGTACCATTGGAGCCGTCAGGGCGAACAAGCGCTGTGTGCGCACGACTGACCGTGTGGAGCTCAGTCACAATGTTTTAACAGATCATGACTTACTTTAGCATGTATTAGATTATTGTGTACAAACTGAGGTCAATCTGTAAGGATTCAAACCACACAAATGTAGTTCCTTCTGATGACATGTAATGTGATATGCCGTTTAATAAGAattcttgtttttctatttaCCCAGATTGCGATGGATGACACTTTGAGTGTGAAGTTCAGCATCCAGGCATTGATCTACCCAGTACTCCAAGCTCTGGACTTCAATACGCCCTCCTACCTGCAGAACGAACATATCCCTATCCTCTACCGGCCTTTAATGATCCGCTTCTGGCTGCAGTACCTTGGTGTTGACCTCTCTCTTGTTCCCCATTTTACAACAAACAATCACAGCTccttacaacacacacacatcaccccTGAGCTGAGGGCACGGCTGGACTGGACCGTCCTCCTTTCCCCGAAATACAAAAAGAACTACAAGCCTGTGATCGTGGAAAAGGGATCTCAGGGGGCTGTGAAAGAGGTGCCCGGGCTGCTGGATGTGAGATCATCGCCACTGTTAGCTGGCCCAGAGGTTTTGGCTAAATGCCCCCGGGCGTACGTGCTTACATGCGAGCACGACGTGTTGAGGGATGACGGCATGATGTACGCGCGGCGCCTGCAGGACGCAGGAGTGACAGTCACCAACCACCACTATGAGGACGGCTTCCACGGGTGTTTCAGCTTTATAACCTGGCCTCTGGATTTTGATGTAGGGAGGAGGGCGACCAGGGATTACATCGACTGGCTCAAGAACAACTTGTAGGTGTGTGAATATGTGCGAGCAAGAGAGtgaatgagtgttttttttgtgtcgcATGCACTCGTGTGTTTGGAGATACCAAATGAACAAGTCCTAGCTTTATGAATCACAGACTTGTACATCCTCTCTTTGTATAAGGACATTAAATCTAAGCTCAGGGCCCTCGTGTACTTGCAGATGCATACCAGCTTAGAAAGTATGAACATGATGTGTAAAGATAACTGAAGGTCTGAAATGGAAAAGGTGAAATATATCTAACCTTCTGACTAACACTGTGAGCTTCTGGCGAGGGGaataaaatcaaatgaaatgcaTAGAAATAATACGACAGTGCAGCTTCaagtacaataaataaataaaataaataaataaaaggttcATTATATCAGAAGTTTAAACTGTTATTATAAGATCCAGCAAGTAATGTCAAAGGCTATTTCAACAGAGAGTGTCTTTTAAAACCTACAGAGCTGAAGTAAACATCCAGATTGTGCATCCTGCCCCTTTAAGAAGGCGATGTCTTCCCTCGAGGacttaaaaaaatctgtgaccAAATGCTCATCATCTTTGAGTTTCATGACATCACTGATAATCACTTTGTTACTGAAAGGAAAACATGCATTACTCTGATTAAAACACGGTGTGGTTTAAATGTCCTGGATACAGAAACATgaataaacaacacaatgaatGAATCATAGTTTCACAGTTCTCTAACATTTGCTCTCCACAATCTCCACCCACTGGAGATCTGCAAAGGCTTCAAATATCATCATTTCACAGAGTGTAATTTTTCACGTTTTTAATATTATACACTAACACAAATGTCTCTGCCATCTGTTGTTGATGTCACACTCATGAAGCAAAatcatttatgttcattgttaCTGTTACTGTATGTGTCATCAGTTTGGGACGTCTGATATTCCTCAGTGAGTGACTCATGGTGTTCTTTTTCTGATTAAAGCCTTACTGAACTGGCTTTGGCTCAACTTGCCTGATTAGTGATTTGGCCTTTTTAAAACTCTTCAGAGTAATGTTGTCATAAATGTTGCACCTTTATTTTGTCTTGAAGTTGTGTACAGAGGCGAGTCTAGACTCCGTTGGGGCCCAAGGCAAGAATCaggggaggtttcctactgtcattgcaaaatgtgcattATGGGTCGCTGCTGTAGTTTGAATTTTGTCAGTCCCCAGGGgacccctactggtctggggccccaagcagttgcctgtctCGCCTGTTGATAAACAGCGCCTCTGGTTGTGTCTGACCGAGGTGACTGAAGACTTAATCTCTCATTGCATATTCACTACTTTGATAATATCATCACAGCAACAAGTGAAGTAGAAAATTCCTGttgaaatgtgttcaaaaaagtaagaatcaaataaatcacaaatgaaTGACACAGCACTTAAAAGTTCAACACTTCAGTAGAGTTAATTTGTCACATTTACTGCCTGTGTTTTAACATTCAGCTGCAGGAGAATGAAGGTGTATGTCTGGCTCAACAGCACCCTCTAGGGGTCTGAACACAACATGAGTTCATATGATTCTAATCTGTCAGACAACTGTCATATTCAGGGAATGATATGGGTTCAGATGAGATAAGTAAATGTCTTCAATCAAGTTAGAGGTTGTTGTACTTTTgcctatttgatttttttccacttcactTATGGAGGAAATATTCTACTTTTTTTCACTCTTCTGTTTATCTGACATAgaattattatttgttttgcaGATTCATATTTAACATACAAAATATATgatgttctttaaaaaatattatttatcattaAAGATTAAACTATTCATCAACATGCTGATGAGATCAAATCCATTACTCAACCTGCTACGACAGTACAATTACACTATccaataacaacacaaaaaacacacaggggCTAGTTAGTGCAGTCCATATACTATAAAAGCAAATATCTAAACTTAATTAAACACACTGAGAGTCCTACCTGCAAAGCATGGATTGTGTGTTGAATATTAACCTTTGTGTAGTCTGTTTCTATGCACCTATAAagcagttgtttgtttttttttaaatcaggacaCACACCcttcctctcacacactcacacggtCATTCGcaagtgtgtgcatgcattgtGCTGCTGTAGCACTTTTCTACACTGGTCTTTGTTTTAAGAATGACACAATGAGCAGCTGTGGTGCTCAGAGAGGAATTTAGGGAGATTCCACAACTTTTACAAGACGAATGTTGGGAGGAGAAGCCTGCAGGGAAGGAAAAGGGGagtggaggacagaggaggataGATCGTGTTTAAATTGGTCTTTTAATCCATTATTCATCTTCTGGGTGTTTTTCAAGCTCTTCTTTTTGAGGGGGAAAGTGCTTCGGTATATATCAGAACAACATTTTCCTGGTTTCAATCATCCTGTGAAATAGATTTCAGATTGGACAATAAGCCTGggctctgtacatggggccAGCGCACTAACCACGACCATTTGCACCTCAGAATATAAAAGTTTGAATTCACAAAAGAGCAACTTGTCACTTTTTTGTGCAGatgtacagaggccatagtcGTCATTGCATCATTGCTAACCCGACCTtggctgcatgtcatccctcccTCGCTTCtccaacgtttcctgtctctcttcagcggTCCTATCCAAAAATAGCAAAAATGACCCAAAAATATCTTCACAAAAAAATCTGAGCCCAGCTAGCAGTTAGCACTGTTTCCAGCCTTTATAAAAGGGTGATGAGTAATCAAAATATGTCCCTCTCATTTTCTTACTATACTGCACTCTCTTTTGTTGTTCTGTCTCTTATAGGAACACAGAGTaattctttatattttctgctTCTTGTGTGAAATCATTTATCTGCCTGCTCCCAACAGATGTTGAATGTTATCATAAGTGAAACTGTGGTATTTGGCCTTGAACTTTCTAATTCTTAGCTGATAGAGGCTCGGAAGGAAAGCAAAGGAAAGggaaataaagaggaaaaatgcaaaacaaaactgtCCTCTTAAGGTTACAAATGACGCATGCAGGAGGTGTACGTACAGACCCAAAGATTGAACTTGTCGCAGTAACGCGCCTGAGCTTCAATTTGCAAATGatgaaaagcagagagaaaagtcTCTGCGTTTAAATTCAGACAAAAAAGAGCATAGTGACCAGCATGTTGAGGATTGAAGATCAGGGCGTGCTGCATGGAGACATTTCCAACAAAGGTCTGAGCTTGGAGATGGATCGAAGacatggaaaacaaaaatgatcatCACAATGACGTTGAATAAAATGATTCAAAGTTGtttgaaatgaatgtaaatgCAAAATACAATTCCCTCCACACGtcgtctctctcttcctctccttatCTGTGTTTGCTACGAGAGTGTAGCCAAGCATGTCTCTCAGGGTGTCATCTTCCCCGCCTGAGGCCACACAGTCTTCACATATCACTCACCGTCTCCTCACTTCTGACAAGCCTGGGAAATGACTCACTTAAGGCAACACAGGAATCTCTTATCGCTTTGTCTtctacattttaagatttttatctccaacaggaaacaaacttAATTCTTATTTCCCCGTTGTTGCCATCGTACTCGTTTTACCTTCCAGTATTTTTTCCTGGTAGAGTCCAACAAAGTGTGAACATCACAGCTTCATGTGCGCCCGTGTGAATGTGTTACACATGCTTTTACACAGGTCCTGATTGTCGGGCGGGTCGTGCACATTCAGGCTCTGATCTCACTTCCTCACGCTGACAATGGGGCAGGGGTTAGAGGTGGAGGAATGAAAGTGAAGGACTCACTCAAGGTTAAGTTCTGTAGATTGAATGACTCCCCTGCGACTGATTCCACACAGACTACAGTGAAGCTGGAACAATAGTGGGTCATTTGGCACTAATCGACTTACATTCCCTCAGATCATTTCACAATAGCAGGAAAGAGAAGTtaaaaaggcctttttttttgtcttactcCAACACGGCAGGTTATCAGGTCTGCAGtgatgctgccttcatgtgctcCACTCAGACTTCATCTTCTGAATGTGGCTGTCATGCATGCAGCTCATCATGCATCATGCTTCAGGCCGTATGAAAACATGACATTACAACCTTGTGTCACACTTTTCAATCAAACTAATTCAGAGGTATTTAAACGTGCAAAGAAACAATCAAGCAGAGAACACAGACAACAGGCGGAACAATGAAGCTTCGGTTACagctaaacttttttttttgttcactgaTGAACTTAATCAGCAGCTGTTTAACATAAACACGAGATCTTCATCTAAAATGAAGTGATAATTGGGAAAATTATAATGAAAATGCCAAACAACTTTTTGAACCACAcaacttgaaaaacaaaaagaaattgtttccaggtttttctttttgttctttcaaaATGCCGCCACATATCTGCCCTGAGCAGCTCAACATTTGGAAACTTAGTTTActtcgttaaaaaaaaaaaagaaaaaaaaaagggatttgtgACTTTAAGTGCTTGTAGCAGAAAGTAAAAAACTGAATGAACCCAGTTGTAATTAGTGGCTGTTTGAGGGTATCTGGATTTAAGAGGAACAAAGCTGCTTTGAACGTGGGAATGATTCATCA encodes:
- the LOC109987575 gene encoding neutral cholesterol ester hydrolase 1-like, translating into MRLLPVVVTVLLTVSVAYYVYIPLPDSIQEQWKLMMLDAGFRTTMHLAYWSDRLGFNHYIKSIRQSTVGFESILGSEPDGGVAPGVKVSDITFAGVPVRLYEPPAGGEGHLRRGLMFFHGGGWALGSGKKGSYDKINRMVSDELNAVVVSVEYQMYPEVHFPVPYLDCLTAAKHFLSAEVLSRYAVDPDRVAVSGDSAGGNLAAAVSQEIAMDDTLSVKFSIQALIYPVLQALDFNTPSYLQNEHIPILYRPLMIRFWLQYLGVDLSLVPHFTTNNHSSLQHTHITPELRARLDWTVLLSPKYKKNYKPVIVEKGSQGAVKEVPGLLDVRSSPLLAGPEVLAKCPRAYVLTCEHDVLRDDGMMYARRLQDAGVTVTNHHYEDGFHGCFSFITWPLDFDVGRRATRDYIDWLKNNL